In a genomic window of Salminus brasiliensis chromosome 12, fSalBra1.hap2, whole genome shotgun sequence:
- the drd5a gene encoding LOW QUALITY PROTEIN: D(1) dopamine receptor (The sequence of the model RefSeq protein was modified relative to this genomic sequence to represent the inferred CDS: inserted 1 base in 1 codon; deleted 2 bases in 2 codons), giving the protein METPARCLSSSSSSSSSSSSSSSSSSAVPPPAPPAPPMWNGTEEEAVAAAAAAADADPRRPALRALTGCVLSALILWTLLGNVLVCAAVLRFRHLRTKVTNTFIVSLALSDLLVAVLVMPWKAAAEVAGYWPFGAFCNIWVTFDIMCSTASILNLCVISVDRYWAIASPFRYERKMTQRVAFVMIGVTWTLSVLISFIPIQLNWHKARVESVRSAVVTGDAASSSAPWSASEALGDDGDDCDSSLSREYAISSSLVSFYIPVAIMLVTYTRIYXIAQTQIRRIASLERAAEHAQSCRELQRHQLHQQQQSHTNTLRTSISRETKVLKTLSVIMGVFVCCWLPFFVLNCVVPFCARRTTTKATSATTTTTTTTTGACVSDTTFDVFVWFGWTNSSLNPVIYAFNAEFRKAFASLLGCRRLCTSTPVETVNISNELVSYNQDTLLHKEIASAYVNIIPNVVECAEREDAFERLSQLAVRGHVDDLDETGTDSACELDRSAGDISLDALATFTPNGVH; this is encoded by the exons ATGGAGACGCCGGCACGCTGCctgtcttcctcctcttcctcctcctcctcttcttcttcttcttcatcgtCCTCCAGCGCCGTTCCCCCTCCGGCCCCCCCAGCCCCCCCGATGTGGAACGGCACGGAGGAGGAGGcggtggcggcggcggcggcggcggcggacGCGGACCCGCGGCGCCCGGCCCTGCGCGCGCTCACCGGCTGCGTGCTGAGCGCTCTGATCCTCTGGACGCTGCTGGGCAACGTGCTGGTGTGCGCGGCCGTGCTGCGCTTCCGCCACCTGCGCACCAAGGTGACCAACACCTTCATCGTGTCGCTCGCGCTCTCGGACCTGCTGGTGGCCGTGCTCGTGATGCCGTGGAAGGCGGCGGCTGAGGTGGCGGGCTACTGGCCGTTCGGCGCGTTCTGCAACATCTGGGTGACGTTTGACATCATGTGCTCCACGGCGTCCATCCTGAACCTGTGCGTCATCAGCGTGGACCGTTACTGGGCCATCGCGAGCCCGTTCCGCTACGAGCGCAAGATGACGCAGCGCGTGGCTTTCGTGATGATCGGGGTCACGTGGACGCTGTCGGTGCTCATCTCCTTCATCCCCATCCAGCTCAACTGGCACAAGGCGCGCGTGGAGAGCGTGCGCTCCGCCGTGGTGACCGGCGACGCTGCGTCCTCGTCCGCACCCTGGTCTGCGTCCGAGGCGCTCGGCGACGACGGCGACGACTGCGACTCGAGCCTGAGCCGCGAGTACGCCATCTCGTCGTCGCTTGTT AGCTTCTACATCCCCGTGGCCATCATGCTGGTGACGTACACGCGCATCT GCATTGCGCAGACGCAGATACGACGCATCGCCTCGCTGGAGCGCGCGGCCGAGCATGCTCAAAGCTGCCGAGAGCTCCAGAGGCACCAGctgcaccagcagcagcagagccacACGAACACGCTCAGGACGTCCATCAGCCGCGAGACCAAGGTGCTGAAGACGCTCTCGGTGATCATGGGCGTGTTCGTGTGCTGCTGGCTGCCCTTCTTCGTGCTCAACTGCGTGGTGCCCTTCTGCGCCAGGAGGACCACGACGAAGGCAACGAGCGCCAcgacgacgacgacgacgacgacgacAGGCGCCTGCGTCAGCGACACCACCTTCGACGTGTTCGTGTGGTTCGGTTGGACCAACTCCAGCCTCAACCCGGTCATCTACGCCTTCAACGCAGAGTTCCGCAAGGCCTTCGCCAGCCTGCTGGGCTGCAGGCGCCTGTGCACGAGCACGCCCGTGGAGACGGTCAACATCAGCAACGAGCTGGTGTCCTACAACCAGGACACGCTGCTGCACAAGGAGATCGCCAGCGCCTACGTCAACATCATCCCCAACGTGGTGGAGTGCGCCGAGCGCGAGGACGCCTTCGAA CGCCTGTCACAGCTGGCGGTGCGAGGGCATGTGGACGACCTGGACGAGACGGGAACGGACTCGGCGTGCGAGCTGGACCGAAGCGCTGGAGACATCAGCCTGGACGCCCTGGCGACCTTTACGCCGAATGGCGTGCACTGA
- the otop1 gene encoding proton channel OTOP1, whose translation MVEHSSLDAMFLNKYCPSSASSSSSSSASSSSSDREKRLLHALRGSLAKKYPQKSGEVLSAQYGINLLLVGVSLMLALAYQGPNASEETVLAFLTALMLVQLFWMVCYMVRRERRRSVPPERDANAATSWIRGGLTMLALLSLIMDAFRIGSFVGYQACVSAILGVYPVVHALHTISQVHFLWFHIKDVIKRYETFERFGVIHAVFTNLLLWSNGVMTEAEHALNDHKKRLVALGYFNFTVDPEEPSCNCTTSACSMFSSSLYYLCPFNIEYHIFVSALLFVMWKNIGRKLDHQTNQKRGSSGGSCLLLGPVLGLLALASSITVLIIYIIHVEESAEAREAAVSMFYCFGIVILASMSAAGAVGLLIYRVEDWPMDTTPNPARTLDAKLLLGSSVGSWLLCWCSVVAVGGAQSYPSYRWSNLAYALLLVLEKCVQNLFVIESLYRRRREPGECPTHSATHGEIFSVTASMAPPYDGIVNHAFESSDRPREVPESSKADKTTFDKKTKDVSLPVGHGAQDSPSRKRQILKNIAIFLFMCNISLWILPAFGCRPQFDNGLEEASFGFPIWSTVLNFALPMSLFYRMHSVAALFEVFRKI comes from the exons ATGGTGGAACACAGCAGCTTGGACGCGATGTTCCTCAACAAGTACTGCcctagctctgcctcctcatcctcctcctcctccgcctcGTCGTCCTCCTCGGACAGGGAGAAGAGGCTGCTGCACGCGCTCCGCGGCAGCTTGGCCAAGAAGTACCCACAGAAGAGCGGCGAGGTGCTGAGCGCGCAGTACGGCATCAACCTGCTGCTCGTGGGGGTCTCGCTCATGCTCGCGCTGGCGTACCAGGGCCCTAACGCGAGCGAGGAGACCGTGCTCGCCTTCCTCACTGCCCTCATGCTGGTCCAGCTCTTTTGGATGGTGTGCTACATGGTGCGGAGGGAACGGAGGCGCAGCGTGCCACCGGAGAGGGACGCGAACGCGGCTACCAGCTGGATACGAG GTGGTCTCACCATGCTGGCGCTGCTCTCCCTGATCATGGACGCTTTCCGCATCGGCAGCTTTGTGGGGTATCAGGCCTGTGTGTCTGCCATACTCGGGGTGTACCCGGTGGTGCACGCACTTCACACCATCTCACAG GTCCACTTCCTCTGGTTTCACATCAAAGATGTCATCAAGAGATACGAGACGTTTGAAAG ATTTGGTGTGATCCATGCTGTGTTCACCAACCTCCTGCTCTGGAGTAATGGCGTGATGACTGAGGCAGAACACGCTCTGAACGACCACAAGAAACGGCTCGTGGCCCTCGGATATTTCAACTTCACCGTGG ATCCAGAGGAGCCCAGCTGTAACTGCACAACAAGCGCCTGCTCCATGTTCAGCAGCAGCCTGTACTATCTCTGCCCCTTCAACATCGAATACCACATCTTTGTCTCGGCGCTCCTCTTTGTCATGTGGAAGAACATTGGTCGCAAACTGGACCACCAGACCAACCAGAAGCGAGGGTCATCAGGCGGCTCATGCCTGCTGCTGGGACCCGTGCTGGGTCTGCTCGCCCTGGCCAGCTcgatcactgtgctgatcatcTACATCATCCATGTGGAGGAGTCGGCTGAGGCCCGTGAAGCGGCCGTCTCCATGTTCTACTGCTTCGGCATTGTGATCCTGGCTTCCATGAGTGCCGCTGGTGCCGTAGGGCTTCTGATCTACCGTGTGGAGGACTGGCCCATGGACACTACGCCCAACCCGGCCCGGACGCTCGATGCCAAGCTACTGCTCGGTTCTTCTGTGGGTTCCTGGCTCTTGTGCTGGTGCAGCGTGGTAGCAGTGGGCGGGGCTCAGAGTTACCCTTCCTACCGCTGGAGCAATCTGGCCTATGCGCTGCTGTTGGTCTTGGAGAAGTGCGTGCAGAACCTCTTCGTCATTGAGTCCTTGTATCGCAGGCGCCGTGAGCCTGGCGAGTGCCCCACCCACAGCGCCACCCACGGCGAGATCTTCTCTGTCACAGCATCCATGGCTCCTCCATATGACGGCATCGTCAACCATGCCTTTGAGAGTTCGGACAGACCGCGCGAGGTGCCAGAGAGCAGCAAGGCTGACAAAACCACATTCGACAAGAAGACCAAAGACGTGTCCCTTCCTGTTGGACACGGAGCTCAGGACTCGCCCAGCAGGAAGAGACAGATCCTGAAAAACATCGCCATCttcctgttcatgtgcaacATTTCG CTGTGGATCCTGCCTGCATTCGGCTGTCGGCCGCAGTTCGATAATGGCCTGGAGGAGGCGTCGTTTGGGTTCCCCATCTGGAGCACGGTGCTGAACTTTGCCCTTCCCATGAGCCTCTTTTATCGCATGCACTCCGTGGCAGCACTCTTCGAGGTTTTCCGCAAGATCTGA